In Amaranthus tricolor cultivar Red isolate AtriRed21 chromosome 3, ASM2621246v1, whole genome shotgun sequence, a single window of DNA contains:
- the LOC130807527 gene encoding phosphatidylinositol 3-kinase, root isoform isoform X3 has product MSGNEFRFFLSCDINLPVTFRIDRLEGTLQPLKSLNSEERRGELFVECTLYIDGAPFGLPMQTRLESGQSFSWSELITLSTKYRDLTAHSQLLFTVWDVSCCKEEGLIGGATILLFNNKKQLRTGKQKLRLWLGKEADGAFPSSTPGKVPRHERGELERLEKLMNKYERGQIPRVDWLDRLTFKAMEKIKDRESCGSRSSQLYLVVDFCSFEHQVVFQESGPNVFLPSPIGANELVTVWDPEVGKINPSEHKQIKLARSLTRDIIDRDLKPSSNERKAIHWILKYPPTRTLSGEEKQLLWKFRFSLMAEKKALTKFLRCVEWSDVQEAKQAIELMGRWEMIDVCDALELLSPVFESEEVRAYAVSVLERADDDELQCYLLQLVQALRFERSDRSCLSHFLVKRSLRNIELASFLRWYVAVELHDPAYAKRFYSTYEMLEENMLKLSAADTGGEDGFKLWQSLVRETELTAQLCSIMRDVRNVRGGTQKKMQKLRQLLSGLLSELTYFEEPIRLPLHPKVLITGIVPNECGLFKSALHPLRLTFRTSTGESCKIIFKKGDDMRQDQLVIQMVSLMDRLLKLENLDLYLTPYRVLATGQDEGMMEFIPSRSLAQILSENRTIISFLQKFHPDEDGPFGITATCLETFIKSCAGYSVITYILGVGDRHLDNLLLRDDGRLFHVDFGFILGRDPKPFPPPMKLCKEMVEAMGGAESPYYTRFKSYCCEAYNILRKSSNLILNLFHLMAGSNIPDIASDPEKGILKLQEKFRLDLDDEASIHFFQDLINDSVSALFPQMVETIHRWAQYWR; this is encoded by the exons ATGAGTGGAAACGAGTTCAGATTCTTCCTGTCGTGTGATATTAATCTTCCGGTTACCTTTCGGATTGATCGATTGGAGGGTACGTTACAACCTCTTAAATCCCTAAATTCAG AGGAAAGGAGGGGAGAGCTCTTTGTTGAATGTACCTTGTATATTGATGGCGCTCCTTTTGGACTCCCTATGCAAACCAG GCTGGAATCAGGGCAGTCTTTTTCCTGGAGTGAGTTGATTACCTTGAGTACCAAATATCGAGACCTCACTGCTCACTCACAACTTTTGTTTACG GTATGGGATGTTTCCTGCTGCAAAGAGGAAGGACTTATTGGTGGAGCAACCATTCTTCTTTTTAACAACAAGAAACAACTTAGAACCGGGAAGCAAAAGTTAAGGCTTTGGTTGGGGAAAGAAGCTGATGGAGCTTTTCCTTCTTCCACACCTGGAAAG GTCCCAAGGCATGAACGAGGGGAGTTGGAGCGTCTAGAGAAGCTTATGAATAAGTATGAAAGAGGACAAATTCCACGTGTAGATTGGCTAGATCGGCTTACTTTTAAAGCAATGGAGAAGATCAAGGATCGCGAAAGTTGTGGAAGCAGGAGTTCCCAATTATATCTTGTTGTTGATTTTTGTAGTTTCGAGCATCAAGTTGTTTTTCAG GAATCTGGACCAAATGTTTTCTTACCATCTCCAATAGGCGCGAATGAACTTGTTACTGTCTGGGATCCTGAAGTGGGAAAGATCAACCCTTCCGAACACAAACAAATAAAGCTAGCTAGAAGCTTGACGCGCGATATCATTGACCGGGATCTAAAACCAAGTTCTAATGAAAGGAA GGCGATACATTGGATTTTGAAATACCCACCAACAAGGACATTAAGTGGAGAAGAAAAACAGCTTCTATGGAAATTTCGGTTCTCGTTGATGGCAGAGAAGAAAGCGCTCACAAAGTTTCTTCGATGTGTTGAATGGAGTGATGTGCAG GAAGCAAAGCAGGCAATTGAATTGATGGGTAGATGGGAAATGATTGATGTCTGTGATGCACTAGAGCTGTTATCTCCTGTATTTGAAAGTGAAGAG GTTCGTGCTTATGCTGTGAGTGTGCTTGAAAGAGCTGATGATGATGAACTTCAATGTTATCTTCTTCAATTAGTACAGGCTCTTCGTTTTGAGCGCTCGGATAGATCATGCCTCTCTCATTTTCTTGTGAAACGCT CATTACGAAATATTGAGTTGGCTAGTTTTCTTCGTTGGTATGTTGCTGTGGAACTTCACGATCCTGCATATGCAAAACGCTTTTATTCTACTTATGAAATGCTGGAAGAGAATATGTTGAAG CTCTCAGCTGCTGATACTGGAGGTGAAGATGGATTCAAGTTGTGGCAAAGTTTGGTTCGTGAAACTGAACTGACAGCTCAGTTGTGTTCTATAATGAGGGATGTTCGTAATGTGCGTGGTGGAACACAAAAGAAAATGCAAAAGCTTAGACAACTTCTCTCAGGTCTTCTTAGTGAGCTTACATATTTTGAGGAG CCGATACGATTGCCATTGCATCCCAAAGTGCTTATCACTGGGATTGTGCCTAATGAGTGTGGATTATTTAAAAGTGCATTGCATCCTTTACGCCTGACTTTCCGAACTTCTACTGGAGAAAGTTGTAAGATTATATTTAAGAAGGGAGATGATATGCGGCAAGACCAATTg GTGATTCAAATGGTTTCGCTCATGGACCGCTTGCTTAAACTGGAAAATCTTGACCTTTATCTTACCCCATATAGAGTCTTAGCAACTGGGCAAGATGAGGGCATGATGGAATTCATTCCATCTCGTTCTTTAGCTCAG ATTCTTTCAGAAAATCGCACCATTATCAGCTTCCTTCAGAAATTCCATCCTGATGAGGACGGACCATTTGGAATCACTGCTACTTGTCTTGAAACATTTATTAAAAGCTGTGCTGGCTATTCTGTTATCACATATATTCTGGGTGTTGGTGATAG GCATTTAGATAATCTTCTCTTGAGGGACGATGGACGACTGTTTCATGTAGATTTTGGATTCATATTAGGTCGTGACCCCAAACCTTTTCCACCACCAATGAAACTTTGTAAAGAAATGGTTGAAGCTATGGGTGGAGCTGAAAG CCCATATTACACAAGATTCAAATCTTATTGTTGTGAAGCTTACAATATTCTTCGCAAATCCAGCAActtaattttgaatttgttcCATTTGATGGCGGGTTCTAACATTCCTGACATAGCGTCAGATCCCGAAAAGGGCATCTTAAAG CTACAAGAGAAATTCCGGTTAGACTTGGATGATGAAGCAAGCATACACTTTTTCCAAGATCTCATCAATGATAGTGTAAGTGCATTGTTTCCACAAATGGTTGAGACCATTCACAGATGGGCTCAGTACTGGCGTTGA
- the LOC130807527 gene encoding phosphatidylinositol 3-kinase, root isoform isoform X2, with protein sequence MSGNEFRFFLSCDINLPVTFRIDRLEGTLQPLKSLNSDIGYAAEERRGELFVECTLYIDGAPFGLPMQTRLESGQSFSWSELITLSTKYRDLTAHSQLLFTVWDVSCCKEEGLIGGATILLFNNKKQLRTGKQKLRLWLGKEADGAFPSSTPGKVPRHERGELERLEKLMNKYERGQIPRVDWLDRLTFKAMEKIKDRESCGSRSSQLYLVVDFCSFEHQVVFQESGPNVFLPSPIGANELVTVWDPEVGKINPSEHKQIKLARSLTRDIIDRDLKPSSNERKAIHWILKYPPTRTLSGEEKQLLWKFRFSLMAEKKALTKFLRCVEWSDVQEAKQAIELMGRWEMIDVCDALELLSPVFESEEVRAYAVSVLERADDDELQCYLLQLVQALRFERSDRSCLSHFLVKRSLRNIELASFLRWYVAVELHDPAYAKRFYSTYEMLEENMLKLSAADTGGEDGFKLWQSLVRETELTAQLCSIMRDVRNVRGGTQKKMQKLRQLLSGLLSELTYFEEPIRLPLHPKVLITGIVPNECGLFKSALHPLRLTFRTSTGESCKIIFKKGDDMRQDQLVIQMVSLMDRLLKLENLDLYLTPYRVLATGQDEGMMEFIPSRSLAQILSENRTIISFLQKFHPDEDGPFGITATCLETFIKSCAGYSVITYILGVGDRHLDNLLLRDDGRLFHVDFGFILGRDPKPFPPPMKLCKEMVEAMGGAESPYYTRFKSYCCEAYNILRKSSNLILNLFHLMAGSNIPDIASDPEKGILKLQEKFRLDLDDEASIHFFQDLINDSVSALFPQMVETIHRWAQYWR encoded by the exons ATGAGTGGAAACGAGTTCAGATTCTTCCTGTCGTGTGATATTAATCTTCCGGTTACCTTTCGGATTGATCGATTGGAGGGTACGTTACAACCTCTTAAATCCCTAAATTCAG ACATTGGTTATGCCGCAGAGGAAAGGAGGGGAGAGCTCTTTGTTGAATGTACCTTGTATATTGATGGCGCTCCTTTTGGACTCCCTATGCAAACCAG GCTGGAATCAGGGCAGTCTTTTTCCTGGAGTGAGTTGATTACCTTGAGTACCAAATATCGAGACCTCACTGCTCACTCACAACTTTTGTTTACG GTATGGGATGTTTCCTGCTGCAAAGAGGAAGGACTTATTGGTGGAGCAACCATTCTTCTTTTTAACAACAAGAAACAACTTAGAACCGGGAAGCAAAAGTTAAGGCTTTGGTTGGGGAAAGAAGCTGATGGAGCTTTTCCTTCTTCCACACCTGGAAAG GTCCCAAGGCATGAACGAGGGGAGTTGGAGCGTCTAGAGAAGCTTATGAATAAGTATGAAAGAGGACAAATTCCACGTGTAGATTGGCTAGATCGGCTTACTTTTAAAGCAATGGAGAAGATCAAGGATCGCGAAAGTTGTGGAAGCAGGAGTTCCCAATTATATCTTGTTGTTGATTTTTGTAGTTTCGAGCATCAAGTTGTTTTTCAG GAATCTGGACCAAATGTTTTCTTACCATCTCCAATAGGCGCGAATGAACTTGTTACTGTCTGGGATCCTGAAGTGGGAAAGATCAACCCTTCCGAACACAAACAAATAAAGCTAGCTAGAAGCTTGACGCGCGATATCATTGACCGGGATCTAAAACCAAGTTCTAATGAAAGGAA GGCGATACATTGGATTTTGAAATACCCACCAACAAGGACATTAAGTGGAGAAGAAAAACAGCTTCTATGGAAATTTCGGTTCTCGTTGATGGCAGAGAAGAAAGCGCTCACAAAGTTTCTTCGATGTGTTGAATGGAGTGATGTGCAG GAAGCAAAGCAGGCAATTGAATTGATGGGTAGATGGGAAATGATTGATGTCTGTGATGCACTAGAGCTGTTATCTCCTGTATTTGAAAGTGAAGAG GTTCGTGCTTATGCTGTGAGTGTGCTTGAAAGAGCTGATGATGATGAACTTCAATGTTATCTTCTTCAATTAGTACAGGCTCTTCGTTTTGAGCGCTCGGATAGATCATGCCTCTCTCATTTTCTTGTGAAACGCT CATTACGAAATATTGAGTTGGCTAGTTTTCTTCGTTGGTATGTTGCTGTGGAACTTCACGATCCTGCATATGCAAAACGCTTTTATTCTACTTATGAAATGCTGGAAGAGAATATGTTGAAG CTCTCAGCTGCTGATACTGGAGGTGAAGATGGATTCAAGTTGTGGCAAAGTTTGGTTCGTGAAACTGAACTGACAGCTCAGTTGTGTTCTATAATGAGGGATGTTCGTAATGTGCGTGGTGGAACACAAAAGAAAATGCAAAAGCTTAGACAACTTCTCTCAGGTCTTCTTAGTGAGCTTACATATTTTGAGGAG CCGATACGATTGCCATTGCATCCCAAAGTGCTTATCACTGGGATTGTGCCTAATGAGTGTGGATTATTTAAAAGTGCATTGCATCCTTTACGCCTGACTTTCCGAACTTCTACTGGAGAAAGTTGTAAGATTATATTTAAGAAGGGAGATGATATGCGGCAAGACCAATTg GTGATTCAAATGGTTTCGCTCATGGACCGCTTGCTTAAACTGGAAAATCTTGACCTTTATCTTACCCCATATAGAGTCTTAGCAACTGGGCAAGATGAGGGCATGATGGAATTCATTCCATCTCGTTCTTTAGCTCAG ATTCTTTCAGAAAATCGCACCATTATCAGCTTCCTTCAGAAATTCCATCCTGATGAGGACGGACCATTTGGAATCACTGCTACTTGTCTTGAAACATTTATTAAAAGCTGTGCTGGCTATTCTGTTATCACATATATTCTGGGTGTTGGTGATAG GCATTTAGATAATCTTCTCTTGAGGGACGATGGACGACTGTTTCATGTAGATTTTGGATTCATATTAGGTCGTGACCCCAAACCTTTTCCACCACCAATGAAACTTTGTAAAGAAATGGTTGAAGCTATGGGTGGAGCTGAAAG CCCATATTACACAAGATTCAAATCTTATTGTTGTGAAGCTTACAATATTCTTCGCAAATCCAGCAActtaattttgaatttgttcCATTTGATGGCGGGTTCTAACATTCCTGACATAGCGTCAGATCCCGAAAAGGGCATCTTAAAG CTACAAGAGAAATTCCGGTTAGACTTGGATGATGAAGCAAGCATACACTTTTTCCAAGATCTCATCAATGATAGTGTAAGTGCATTGTTTCCACAAATGGTTGAGACCATTCACAGATGGGCTCAGTACTGGCGTTGA
- the LOC130807527 gene encoding phosphatidylinositol 3-kinase, root isoform isoform X4, which yields MSGNEFRFFLSCDINLPVTFRIDRLEDGVDIGYAAEERRGELFVECTLYIDGAPFGLPMQTRLESGQSFSWSELITLSTKYRDLTAHSQLLFTVWDVSCCKEEGLIGGATILLFNNKKQLRTGKQKLRLWLGKEADGAFPSSTPGKVPRHERGELERLEKLMNKYERGQIPRVDWLDRLTFKAMEKIKDRESCGSRSSQLYLVVDFCSFEHQVVFQESGPNVFLPSPIGANELVTVWDPEVGKINPSEHKQIKLARSLTRDIIDRDLKPSSNERKAIHWILKYPPTRTLSGEEKQLLWKFRFSLMAEKKALTKFLRCVEWSDVQEAKQAIELMGRWEMIDVCDALELLSPVFESEEVRAYAVSVLERADDDELQCYLLQLVQALRFERSDRSCLSHFLVKRSLRNIELASFLRWYVAVELHDPAYAKRFYSTYEMLEENMLKLSAADTGGEDGFKLWQSLVRETELTAQLCSIMRDVRNVRGGTQKKMQKLRQLLSGLLSELTYFEEPIRLPLHPKVLITGIVPNECGLFKSALHPLRLTFRTSTGESCKIIFKKGDDMRQDQLVIQMVSLMDRLLKLENLDLYLTPYRVLATGQDEGMMEFIPSRSLAQILSENRTIISFLQKFHPDEDGPFGITATCLETFIKSCAGYSVITYILGVGDRHLDNLLLRDDGRLFHVDFGFILGRDPKPFPPPMKLCKEMVEAMGGAESPYYTRFKSYCCEAYNILRKSSNLILNLFHLMAGSNIPDIASDPEKGILKLQEKFRLDLDDEASIHFFQDLINDSVSALFPQMVETIHRWAQYWR from the exons ATGAGTGGAAACGAGTTCAGATTCTTCCTGTCGTGTGATATTAATCTTCCGGTTACCTTTCGGATTGATCGATTGGAGG atgGTGTAGACATTGGTTATGCCGCAGAGGAAAGGAGGGGAGAGCTCTTTGTTGAATGTACCTTGTATATTGATGGCGCTCCTTTTGGACTCCCTATGCAAACCAG GCTGGAATCAGGGCAGTCTTTTTCCTGGAGTGAGTTGATTACCTTGAGTACCAAATATCGAGACCTCACTGCTCACTCACAACTTTTGTTTACG GTATGGGATGTTTCCTGCTGCAAAGAGGAAGGACTTATTGGTGGAGCAACCATTCTTCTTTTTAACAACAAGAAACAACTTAGAACCGGGAAGCAAAAGTTAAGGCTTTGGTTGGGGAAAGAAGCTGATGGAGCTTTTCCTTCTTCCACACCTGGAAAG GTCCCAAGGCATGAACGAGGGGAGTTGGAGCGTCTAGAGAAGCTTATGAATAAGTATGAAAGAGGACAAATTCCACGTGTAGATTGGCTAGATCGGCTTACTTTTAAAGCAATGGAGAAGATCAAGGATCGCGAAAGTTGTGGAAGCAGGAGTTCCCAATTATATCTTGTTGTTGATTTTTGTAGTTTCGAGCATCAAGTTGTTTTTCAG GAATCTGGACCAAATGTTTTCTTACCATCTCCAATAGGCGCGAATGAACTTGTTACTGTCTGGGATCCTGAAGTGGGAAAGATCAACCCTTCCGAACACAAACAAATAAAGCTAGCTAGAAGCTTGACGCGCGATATCATTGACCGGGATCTAAAACCAAGTTCTAATGAAAGGAA GGCGATACATTGGATTTTGAAATACCCACCAACAAGGACATTAAGTGGAGAAGAAAAACAGCTTCTATGGAAATTTCGGTTCTCGTTGATGGCAGAGAAGAAAGCGCTCACAAAGTTTCTTCGATGTGTTGAATGGAGTGATGTGCAG GAAGCAAAGCAGGCAATTGAATTGATGGGTAGATGGGAAATGATTGATGTCTGTGATGCACTAGAGCTGTTATCTCCTGTATTTGAAAGTGAAGAG GTTCGTGCTTATGCTGTGAGTGTGCTTGAAAGAGCTGATGATGATGAACTTCAATGTTATCTTCTTCAATTAGTACAGGCTCTTCGTTTTGAGCGCTCGGATAGATCATGCCTCTCTCATTTTCTTGTGAAACGCT CATTACGAAATATTGAGTTGGCTAGTTTTCTTCGTTGGTATGTTGCTGTGGAACTTCACGATCCTGCATATGCAAAACGCTTTTATTCTACTTATGAAATGCTGGAAGAGAATATGTTGAAG CTCTCAGCTGCTGATACTGGAGGTGAAGATGGATTCAAGTTGTGGCAAAGTTTGGTTCGTGAAACTGAACTGACAGCTCAGTTGTGTTCTATAATGAGGGATGTTCGTAATGTGCGTGGTGGAACACAAAAGAAAATGCAAAAGCTTAGACAACTTCTCTCAGGTCTTCTTAGTGAGCTTACATATTTTGAGGAG CCGATACGATTGCCATTGCATCCCAAAGTGCTTATCACTGGGATTGTGCCTAATGAGTGTGGATTATTTAAAAGTGCATTGCATCCTTTACGCCTGACTTTCCGAACTTCTACTGGAGAAAGTTGTAAGATTATATTTAAGAAGGGAGATGATATGCGGCAAGACCAATTg GTGATTCAAATGGTTTCGCTCATGGACCGCTTGCTTAAACTGGAAAATCTTGACCTTTATCTTACCCCATATAGAGTCTTAGCAACTGGGCAAGATGAGGGCATGATGGAATTCATTCCATCTCGTTCTTTAGCTCAG ATTCTTTCAGAAAATCGCACCATTATCAGCTTCCTTCAGAAATTCCATCCTGATGAGGACGGACCATTTGGAATCACTGCTACTTGTCTTGAAACATTTATTAAAAGCTGTGCTGGCTATTCTGTTATCACATATATTCTGGGTGTTGGTGATAG GCATTTAGATAATCTTCTCTTGAGGGACGATGGACGACTGTTTCATGTAGATTTTGGATTCATATTAGGTCGTGACCCCAAACCTTTTCCACCACCAATGAAACTTTGTAAAGAAATGGTTGAAGCTATGGGTGGAGCTGAAAG CCCATATTACACAAGATTCAAATCTTATTGTTGTGAAGCTTACAATATTCTTCGCAAATCCAGCAActtaattttgaatttgttcCATTTGATGGCGGGTTCTAACATTCCTGACATAGCGTCAGATCCCGAAAAGGGCATCTTAAAG CTACAAGAGAAATTCCGGTTAGACTTGGATGATGAAGCAAGCATACACTTTTTCCAAGATCTCATCAATGATAGTGTAAGTGCATTGTTTCCACAAATGGTTGAGACCATTCACAGATGGGCTCAGTACTGGCGTTGA
- the LOC130807527 gene encoding phosphatidylinositol 3-kinase, root isoform isoform X1, protein MSGNEFRFFLSCDINLPVTFRIDRLEGTLQPLKSLNSDGVDIGYAAEERRGELFVECTLYIDGAPFGLPMQTRLESGQSFSWSELITLSTKYRDLTAHSQLLFTVWDVSCCKEEGLIGGATILLFNNKKQLRTGKQKLRLWLGKEADGAFPSSTPGKVPRHERGELERLEKLMNKYERGQIPRVDWLDRLTFKAMEKIKDRESCGSRSSQLYLVVDFCSFEHQVVFQESGPNVFLPSPIGANELVTVWDPEVGKINPSEHKQIKLARSLTRDIIDRDLKPSSNERKAIHWILKYPPTRTLSGEEKQLLWKFRFSLMAEKKALTKFLRCVEWSDVQEAKQAIELMGRWEMIDVCDALELLSPVFESEEVRAYAVSVLERADDDELQCYLLQLVQALRFERSDRSCLSHFLVKRSLRNIELASFLRWYVAVELHDPAYAKRFYSTYEMLEENMLKLSAADTGGEDGFKLWQSLVRETELTAQLCSIMRDVRNVRGGTQKKMQKLRQLLSGLLSELTYFEEPIRLPLHPKVLITGIVPNECGLFKSALHPLRLTFRTSTGESCKIIFKKGDDMRQDQLVIQMVSLMDRLLKLENLDLYLTPYRVLATGQDEGMMEFIPSRSLAQILSENRTIISFLQKFHPDEDGPFGITATCLETFIKSCAGYSVITYILGVGDRHLDNLLLRDDGRLFHVDFGFILGRDPKPFPPPMKLCKEMVEAMGGAESPYYTRFKSYCCEAYNILRKSSNLILNLFHLMAGSNIPDIASDPEKGILKLQEKFRLDLDDEASIHFFQDLINDSVSALFPQMVETIHRWAQYWR, encoded by the exons ATGAGTGGAAACGAGTTCAGATTCTTCCTGTCGTGTGATATTAATCTTCCGGTTACCTTTCGGATTGATCGATTGGAGGGTACGTTACAACCTCTTAAATCCCTAAATTCAG atgGTGTAGACATTGGTTATGCCGCAGAGGAAAGGAGGGGAGAGCTCTTTGTTGAATGTACCTTGTATATTGATGGCGCTCCTTTTGGACTCCCTATGCAAACCAG GCTGGAATCAGGGCAGTCTTTTTCCTGGAGTGAGTTGATTACCTTGAGTACCAAATATCGAGACCTCACTGCTCACTCACAACTTTTGTTTACG GTATGGGATGTTTCCTGCTGCAAAGAGGAAGGACTTATTGGTGGAGCAACCATTCTTCTTTTTAACAACAAGAAACAACTTAGAACCGGGAAGCAAAAGTTAAGGCTTTGGTTGGGGAAAGAAGCTGATGGAGCTTTTCCTTCTTCCACACCTGGAAAG GTCCCAAGGCATGAACGAGGGGAGTTGGAGCGTCTAGAGAAGCTTATGAATAAGTATGAAAGAGGACAAATTCCACGTGTAGATTGGCTAGATCGGCTTACTTTTAAAGCAATGGAGAAGATCAAGGATCGCGAAAGTTGTGGAAGCAGGAGTTCCCAATTATATCTTGTTGTTGATTTTTGTAGTTTCGAGCATCAAGTTGTTTTTCAG GAATCTGGACCAAATGTTTTCTTACCATCTCCAATAGGCGCGAATGAACTTGTTACTGTCTGGGATCCTGAAGTGGGAAAGATCAACCCTTCCGAACACAAACAAATAAAGCTAGCTAGAAGCTTGACGCGCGATATCATTGACCGGGATCTAAAACCAAGTTCTAATGAAAGGAA GGCGATACATTGGATTTTGAAATACCCACCAACAAGGACATTAAGTGGAGAAGAAAAACAGCTTCTATGGAAATTTCGGTTCTCGTTGATGGCAGAGAAGAAAGCGCTCACAAAGTTTCTTCGATGTGTTGAATGGAGTGATGTGCAG GAAGCAAAGCAGGCAATTGAATTGATGGGTAGATGGGAAATGATTGATGTCTGTGATGCACTAGAGCTGTTATCTCCTGTATTTGAAAGTGAAGAG GTTCGTGCTTATGCTGTGAGTGTGCTTGAAAGAGCTGATGATGATGAACTTCAATGTTATCTTCTTCAATTAGTACAGGCTCTTCGTTTTGAGCGCTCGGATAGATCATGCCTCTCTCATTTTCTTGTGAAACGCT CATTACGAAATATTGAGTTGGCTAGTTTTCTTCGTTGGTATGTTGCTGTGGAACTTCACGATCCTGCATATGCAAAACGCTTTTATTCTACTTATGAAATGCTGGAAGAGAATATGTTGAAG CTCTCAGCTGCTGATACTGGAGGTGAAGATGGATTCAAGTTGTGGCAAAGTTTGGTTCGTGAAACTGAACTGACAGCTCAGTTGTGTTCTATAATGAGGGATGTTCGTAATGTGCGTGGTGGAACACAAAAGAAAATGCAAAAGCTTAGACAACTTCTCTCAGGTCTTCTTAGTGAGCTTACATATTTTGAGGAG CCGATACGATTGCCATTGCATCCCAAAGTGCTTATCACTGGGATTGTGCCTAATGAGTGTGGATTATTTAAAAGTGCATTGCATCCTTTACGCCTGACTTTCCGAACTTCTACTGGAGAAAGTTGTAAGATTATATTTAAGAAGGGAGATGATATGCGGCAAGACCAATTg GTGATTCAAATGGTTTCGCTCATGGACCGCTTGCTTAAACTGGAAAATCTTGACCTTTATCTTACCCCATATAGAGTCTTAGCAACTGGGCAAGATGAGGGCATGATGGAATTCATTCCATCTCGTTCTTTAGCTCAG ATTCTTTCAGAAAATCGCACCATTATCAGCTTCCTTCAGAAATTCCATCCTGATGAGGACGGACCATTTGGAATCACTGCTACTTGTCTTGAAACATTTATTAAAAGCTGTGCTGGCTATTCTGTTATCACATATATTCTGGGTGTTGGTGATAG GCATTTAGATAATCTTCTCTTGAGGGACGATGGACGACTGTTTCATGTAGATTTTGGATTCATATTAGGTCGTGACCCCAAACCTTTTCCACCACCAATGAAACTTTGTAAAGAAATGGTTGAAGCTATGGGTGGAGCTGAAAG CCCATATTACACAAGATTCAAATCTTATTGTTGTGAAGCTTACAATATTCTTCGCAAATCCAGCAActtaattttgaatttgttcCATTTGATGGCGGGTTCTAACATTCCTGACATAGCGTCAGATCCCGAAAAGGGCATCTTAAAG CTACAAGAGAAATTCCGGTTAGACTTGGATGATGAAGCAAGCATACACTTTTTCCAAGATCTCATCAATGATAGTGTAAGTGCATTGTTTCCACAAATGGTTGAGACCATTCACAGATGGGCTCAGTACTGGCGTTGA